In Vibrio alfacsensis, the following proteins share a genomic window:
- a CDS encoding DUF3291 domain-containing protein, protein MKLAQLNIALAKYPLDAPEIKEFVDNLDLVNGIAENSDGFIWRLQDESGDATSIQLFDDPNMIVNMSVWESVDSLKNFMFRTHHRDFMRRKGEWFHRLAEDTYVLWWIEDDHIPTSKEALARLSHLKQHGDTPYAFTFKTNFTASEVQELKEL, encoded by the coding sequence ATGAAGCTGGCGCAGTTAAATATCGCCCTTGCAAAATACCCCTTAGATGCACCAGAAATTAAAGAGTTTGTTGATAATCTTGACCTTGTTAATGGCATTGCAGAGAACAGTGATGGCTTTATCTGGCGGTTACAGGATGAATCGGGCGATGCAACCAGTATTCAGTTGTTCGATGACCCAAACATGATCGTTAATATGTCGGTGTGGGAGTCAGTTGATTCACTGAAAAACTTTATGTTTCGAACTCATCATCGCGACTTTATGCGAAGAAAAGGCGAGTGGTTCCATCGCCTTGCTGAAGATACTTACGTGCTTTGGTGGATTGAAGATGATCATATTCCTACATCGAAAGAAGCCTTAGCGCGCCTTAGTCACTTGAAGCAACATGGTGACACACCTTACGCATTCACCTTTAAAACCAATTTCACGGCATCAGAAGTGCAAGAGCTAAAAGAGTTGTAG
- a CDS encoding TonB-dependent receptor plug domain-containing protein: protein MRLPFSAVIAPTLLVAPFTNAESSLNSLLEMSLVSLTDTKVISATRTAQSLADTAAAVYVITAKEINRSGARSVADALALAPGLHVAKYSNYDWGVTARGQNQALNNTLMVMVDGRSVFNPMFSGVDWDLIPVSMDNIEQIEVVLGPVGTIWGGNAVNGVINIITFEAENAPNGKVAINEGNYHYSEYKLHDSTAVGDYGYLSGYFEFVDHMPWTSTEDRVQPVQDYNVYTERFGARFDYQKFAHTLSIQAGGIRSREDYQWLKYNPHFLFPGQPDTEMYDTEMTMQEYFSGLQHIYDKENGDSWDNKLWLTYSSNDGTDRDAKFWRLDLDSHYTMNDLWGTQLSIGGNARIIKEKLGTYSIAERYSMPYVRVTDEASFLNQSYGIYANWNIDISNDTKLTLGNRWQYNNLTHGIEPQPQVRVSHELSNNQRLWAGWGRAVVTPSRLEQETTFQENYYVESGAFDDAGNQYDYIASYLYRGNENLNIETVETYELGYRVWDDNTMQLSLSGYYSVHDNIRAAKNVSAQGWIITGNSSPGTVGTYIEQYISEYIDPLWSETMGGEVALKWQPLDQLQLNANYSYKRIVGHCEGAICSSNNAVKRQLENQPNHFVNAQVMWDITPQWWVSSTMHYVSESTLHEDFLDDPSYIWPKVLSFDASLSWQFAKYAPRITASAENLGADQSKEYPDNLRPYNNGTQYWLSVEWNYASVNWSE, encoded by the coding sequence ATGCGTTTACCCTTTTCTGCTGTCATTGCGCCAACCTTATTGGTCGCTCCTTTTACTAATGCCGAATCGAGCCTTAATTCGTTGCTCGAAATGTCACTCGTGTCTTTGACTGACACTAAAGTAATATCGGCAACCCGCACCGCTCAAAGCCTTGCTGACACTGCTGCGGCCGTTTATGTCATTACAGCGAAAGAAATCAATCGTTCTGGTGCTCGCTCAGTCGCTGATGCATTAGCACTGGCACCAGGTTTACACGTGGCCAAGTATTCTAACTACGATTGGGGGGTAACCGCCCGTGGTCAAAACCAAGCATTAAACAATACTCTAATGGTTATGGTAGACGGTCGCAGTGTGTTCAATCCTATGTTTTCCGGTGTCGACTGGGACCTTATTCCCGTTAGTATGGATAACATTGAACAGATAGAAGTTGTACTCGGCCCTGTTGGCACGATTTGGGGCGGCAATGCGGTCAATGGTGTTATAAATATTATTACTTTTGAAGCAGAGAACGCACCCAATGGAAAGGTCGCTATCAATGAGGGCAACTATCACTACTCTGAGTACAAACTCCACGATTCTACAGCGGTAGGTGACTATGGCTATCTAAGTGGCTACTTTGAGTTTGTCGATCACATGCCGTGGACCAGCACAGAAGATAGAGTGCAACCCGTTCAAGATTACAATGTTTACACTGAGCGTTTTGGGGCTCGATTTGATTACCAAAAGTTTGCTCATACATTAAGTATTCAAGCTGGTGGTATTCGCTCTAGAGAAGATTACCAGTGGCTAAAATACAATCCTCACTTTCTCTTTCCGGGTCAGCCAGATACCGAGATGTATGATACCGAAATGACGATGCAAGAGTATTTCTCGGGGCTGCAACACATTTATGATAAAGAAAACGGCGACAGCTGGGATAACAAACTCTGGTTAACGTATAGCTCAAATGACGGAACCGATCGTGATGCTAAATTCTGGCGCTTAGACCTAGATTCTCATTACACGATGAATGATTTATGGGGAACACAACTCAGTATCGGTGGCAATGCGCGGATAATTAAGGAAAAACTTGGTACCTATAGTATTGCTGAGCGCTATTCAATGCCTTATGTCAGAGTGACCGATGAGGCAAGTTTCCTTAATCAAAGTTATGGTATTTACGCCAACTGGAATATTGACATTTCTAACGATACCAAACTCACGCTTGGTAATCGCTGGCAATACAACAATTTGACTCACGGAATTGAGCCACAGCCTCAGGTGCGTGTGAGCCATGAACTGTCGAATAACCAACGCTTATGGGCTGGTTGGGGCCGCGCCGTAGTTACTCCATCTAGGTTAGAGCAAGAGACTACATTCCAAGAAAATTACTATGTTGAATCAGGTGCATTTGACGATGCTGGTAATCAATATGACTATATTGCGAGCTACCTATACAGAGGGAATGAAAACCTCAATATAGAAACGGTTGAAACCTATGAATTAGGCTACCGTGTTTGGGATGATAATACGATGCAACTTAGTCTAAGTGGCTACTATAGTGTGCATGACAATATCCGCGCAGCAAAAAATGTGAGTGCCCAAGGCTGGATTATTACCGGTAACTCATCTCCTGGAACCGTTGGTACTTACATCGAGCAATACATCTCGGAGTACATTGATCCACTTTGGTCAGAAACAATGGGAGGAGAAGTCGCATTAAAATGGCAACCTTTAGACCAATTACAGTTGAATGCGAATTACAGCTACAAACGTATCGTTGGTCATTGCGAAGGCGCAATTTGCAGCTCGAACAACGCGGTTAAGCGTCAACTTGAAAATCAGCCAAATCATTTTGTAAACGCACAAGTAATGTGGGACATCACGCCACAATGGTGGGTTAGTAGTACCATGCACTATGTCTCGGAGTCGACACTTCACGAAGATTTCCTTGATGACCCAAGCTATATTTGGCCAAAAGTATTGAGCTTTGATGCGTCGCTGAGCTGGCAATTCGCTAAGTATGCACCTCGAATTACCGCATCAGCAGAAAACTTGGGCGCAGACCAATCAAAAGAATACCCAGATAACCTAAGACCATATAATAATGGTACGCAATATTGGTTGAGCGTAGAGTGGAATTACGCCTCGGTTAATTGGTCGGAGTAA
- a CDS encoding YfiR family protein — protein MISRSQFYLFSVKWGAMICLCLYTSLAIAKVDDVDLKAVYLFRFALLADWQKTSVHAEHLEYCVLEAGKVSARLKNVVELKPDIAHFYNLSEEQNPNVCHILYVEDHNESKISLLKTQFPHALLVGNGKAFIDKGGMIAFIKVRNRIRPLISRKHVKQTQVQLRSQLLEVSELVKEDER, from the coding sequence ATGATAAGCCGCAGTCAATTTTATTTATTCTCGGTAAAATGGGGAGCGATGATATGCCTTTGTTTATACACATCGCTTGCTATCGCCAAAGTTGATGATGTTGACCTTAAAGCGGTTTACCTGTTCCGCTTCGCGCTATTAGCCGACTGGCAGAAAACGTCCGTTCATGCAGAACATCTGGAGTACTGTGTACTTGAAGCTGGCAAAGTCAGCGCAAGGTTGAAAAATGTCGTTGAGCTGAAACCTGACATCGCACATTTTTATAATTTGAGTGAAGAACAAAACCCCAATGTCTGCCATATACTGTATGTGGAGGACCATAATGAATCAAAAATATCTTTGCTAAAAACACAATTTCCTCACGCATTATTGGTAGGGAATGGGAAAGCCTTTATCGACAAAGGTGGCATGATTGCATTCATCAAAGTACGCAATCGAATTCGACCTCTGATTTCACGTAAGCATGTTAAGCAAACACAAGTGCAATTACGATCTCAACTGCTCGAAGTGTCAGAGCTTGTGAAAGAGGATGAGAGATGA
- a CDS encoding diguanylate cyclase domain-containing protein, translating into MIFKRFAHLPLRYKMILPTWLMVMMIVGLIGAPAIHFVIQSQREAQDERISILSQGVATTLQAALMFDDPITAKEQLINLTFDPDIIAAKVVNFHGESIAHIHQLPTHCQWVNETVDCDGVRYHTKIAEIFSTGDLLGQLVLWESQENLYKKEQQLLLSLAALTFVISLLSWFFARHLHSVIVKPLSALHFSMEQMSMEGITKRSIPITHDDEIGKLTACFNEMIENLVVREHQLQSALLQVEQKNRYIHGALDVMTRGVVVASPDGKVNYCNPVATNEIFSVNNAPLLDIRCVMESLFESKSAIETVLCAIEQHQRLDSIEVKTRLDGKRYSISCHPMEEENQSLLQFHNVTAQLIAEQRRKLLELMFDQNQDGILVLDRRLNVTTQNAAAMNWFGELHHITDLSLKNPLLFSKKETRDLIKNGFIVYKVQIEHRTQCWRAYEMKASVLKGLDGYVEAFVISLTDLSLGMELKRLNFEANHDPLTGLANRSKAMRILQNWHEQAHSLFIFFIDLDGFKAVNDQFGHAIGDELLRIVAKRLKLCTSSQDLVSRISGDEFVVGIRSTSHCKPIAQRIIDTLAKPMVINGHECHVTASIGISKWSAGSSKTLDESIAISDSHMYIAKRQGKNGYYYVA; encoded by the coding sequence ATGATTTTCAAACGATTTGCTCACCTTCCTTTACGTTACAAAATGATATTGCCGACTTGGCTTATGGTCATGATGATCGTCGGCCTTATTGGTGCACCTGCAATCCACTTTGTAATCCAATCCCAAAGAGAAGCTCAAGACGAAAGAATCTCAATTCTTTCACAAGGCGTTGCCACAACATTACAAGCCGCGTTGATGTTCGACGATCCGATCACTGCAAAAGAACAGTTAATCAACCTTACCTTTGATCCGGACATTATTGCCGCAAAAGTCGTCAATTTTCACGGAGAAAGTATCGCCCATATTCATCAACTTCCGACTCACTGCCAATGGGTAAATGAGACAGTAGATTGTGATGGTGTGCGCTACCACACTAAAATTGCCGAAATTTTCTCTACTGGTGACCTCCTGGGCCAACTCGTCCTTTGGGAATCTCAAGAAAACCTTTATAAAAAAGAGCAACAATTGTTGCTTTCACTCGCCGCACTAACGTTTGTTATTTCACTATTGTCATGGTTTTTTGCCCGCCACCTACACAGTGTCATCGTTAAGCCCCTATCGGCCTTACATTTCTCAATGGAACAAATGAGTATGGAGGGCATTACTAAACGATCAATTCCAATCACACACGATGATGAAATCGGAAAACTGACCGCTTGCTTCAATGAAATGATTGAAAATCTCGTCGTTCGAGAACATCAATTGCAAAGTGCACTGCTACAAGTAGAACAGAAAAACCGATACATTCATGGCGCATTGGATGTTATGACGCGTGGTGTTGTAGTAGCCTCGCCAGACGGTAAGGTAAACTATTGCAACCCTGTCGCTACAAATGAAATTTTTAGTGTAAATAACGCCCCGTTACTTGATATACGCTGCGTTATGGAGAGCCTTTTTGAATCGAAGTCTGCGATAGAAACAGTACTGTGCGCCATTGAACAACACCAACGATTAGATTCTATTGAGGTCAAAACACGCCTAGACGGTAAACGATACAGCATCAGTTGTCATCCAATGGAAGAAGAAAACCAGTCCCTACTTCAATTCCACAATGTCACCGCTCAATTGATCGCTGAGCAGCGCCGAAAATTGCTAGAGTTAATGTTCGACCAAAATCAAGACGGTATTCTCGTACTGGATAGACGTTTAAATGTTACGACACAAAATGCCGCGGCTATGAATTGGTTCGGTGAATTACACCATATTACAGACTTGTCTTTAAAGAACCCTCTCCTCTTCTCCAAGAAAGAAACAAGAGATCTCATCAAGAATGGTTTTATTGTTTACAAGGTGCAAATTGAACACCGAACGCAATGTTGGCGCGCTTATGAGATGAAAGCAAGTGTGCTTAAAGGGTTAGATGGTTACGTTGAAGCGTTTGTCATCAGCTTAACCGATTTGTCATTAGGTATGGAGCTCAAACGGTTAAATTTTGAAGCAAACCACGACCCTCTGACTGGGTTAGCTAATCGTTCTAAAGCGATGCGTATTTTACAAAACTGGCATGAACAAGCTCATTCGCTATTCATCTTCTTCATCGACTTAGACGGTTTTAAGGCGGTAAATGACCAATTTGGCCACGCTATAGGTGATGAACTTCTCCGCATCGTCGCGAAGCGCCTCAAATTGTGCACTTCATCACAAGATTTGGTATCGCGCATATCCGGCGATGAATTTGTTGTCGGAATCCGAAGCACTAGCCACTGTAAGCCGATCGCCCAAAGAATCATTGATACGTTAGCCAAACCAATGGTCATTAATGGTCACGAATGCCATGTCACCGCAAGCATTGGGATCAGTAAGTGGTCAGCGGGTAGCAGCAAGACTCTCGATGAAAGCATTGCGATTTCCGATAGTCATATGTACATCGCTAAGCGCCAAGGCAAAAATGGTTACTATTACGTAGCATAA
- a CDS encoding IS5 family transposase produces MGKSKAKITNWSKYNRALCQRGNVTFWIDDSAVKAWKCTTHHGKRGRGFQYSVTAIETTLMIKGIFSLPLRALQGFIDSIFKLMDVPLTSPDYTCISKQSKTVQIQYRNKSRGSIRHIAIDSTGLKVFGEGEWKVNKHGNEKRRTWRKLHLAVDVDTHEVISAEVSLVNVGDSEVLPTLINPLQRKIISVSGDGAYDTKECHKVLQRKGITPLIPPRKNAGFWDDGHPRNEAVKAVKSDTLAQWKINSGYHDRSLSETAMSRYKGLTSGQLSLRNYNAQVGEALANVKAMNKVIGLGMPIRS; encoded by the coding sequence ATGGGCAAATCGAAAGCTAAAATCACAAACTGGAGCAAGTACAACCGCGCACTATGTCAGCGTGGCAACGTGACTTTTTGGATTGACGACTCAGCCGTTAAAGCGTGGAAATGCACGACGCATCACGGGAAACGAGGCCGAGGTTTTCAATACTCCGTTACGGCTATCGAAACTACCCTCATGATAAAAGGCATTTTCTCTCTTCCGCTTCGCGCTCTTCAAGGTTTCATCGATTCCATTTTTAAACTGATGGATGTTCCGCTGACTTCGCCTGATTACACATGCATCAGCAAACAATCAAAGACAGTACAGATCCAGTATCGCAACAAGTCTAGAGGTAGCATCCGTCATATTGCCATTGACTCTACAGGCCTTAAAGTCTTTGGAGAGGGAGAATGGAAAGTCAATAAGCACGGCAATGAAAAGCGTAGAACATGGCGCAAACTGCATCTTGCTGTCGATGTAGATACACATGAAGTCATCAGTGCCGAAGTAAGCTTGGTTAATGTCGGCGATAGTGAGGTACTCCCGACGCTGATCAATCCATTACAAAGGAAAATAATCTCAGTCTCTGGTGATGGTGCATACGATACGAAGGAATGCCACAAAGTGTTGCAACGAAAAGGCATTACTCCATTAATACCACCACGTAAAAATGCTGGCTTCTGGGACGATGGACACCCAAGAAATGAAGCGGTAAAAGCCGTAAAAAGTGATACGTTGGCTCAATGGAAAATTAACTCTGGTTATCACGACCGTTCTTTATCTGAAACAGCAATGTCTCGATACAAAGGGCTAACCAGTGGTCAATTAAGCTTAAGAAACTACAATGCTCAAGTCGGTGAAGCGTTGGCCAACGTCAAAGCCATGAATAAGGTCATAGGACTAGGTATGCCTATTCGAAGCTAG
- a CDS encoding AI-2E family transporter: MNNSNEHLEKILSKAFTASLIRFSVITFIVIVCCWAFLPFLPILLWALVLAIALYPLSEFIQAKLGWTSARSATVIALVGVLILGTPTAMVGNSLASKTLGAFNAYQEGTLVINAPTQNVKEWPVVGEKLHAVWFEASNDLPQFIEKRQPQVKGALNWFVDAASGAAKNVFLLIGAIIIAGIMLAWAEPAAKSIRKIFISFSDEAKGPELHELTTATIRQVAVGIIGIAFLTAMVFGAVVALSGVPAAALFTVVALIFAIVQLPVTIIALVAVGLLWSGDSGTVHNVIFTVLLIVASLVDNVLKPMILGRGLEVPMPIVLIGAIGGMMSGGILGMFIGAAFLAAGYQVFMKWVDAETQEVAQVIENSESKRTKPSKHN, from the coding sequence TTGAATAATTCAAATGAACACTTAGAGAAAATACTGTCAAAAGCGTTTACGGCTTCTCTGATCCGATTCTCGGTTATTACGTTTATTGTGATTGTGTGTTGTTGGGCGTTTTTACCATTTCTTCCAATCTTACTTTGGGCTTTGGTGCTAGCCATTGCGCTTTACCCTCTCAGTGAATTTATTCAAGCTAAATTGGGATGGACATCGGCGCGTTCAGCAACCGTGATTGCGCTTGTAGGGGTATTAATATTAGGTACACCAACCGCAATGGTCGGTAACTCTTTAGCTTCTAAAACACTTGGAGCATTTAATGCTTACCAAGAGGGAACGTTAGTCATCAATGCGCCGACGCAGAATGTCAAAGAGTGGCCCGTTGTGGGGGAAAAGTTGCATGCTGTGTGGTTTGAAGCTTCGAATGATCTTCCACAGTTTATTGAAAAACGTCAACCTCAAGTAAAAGGAGCGTTAAATTGGTTTGTCGATGCGGCAAGTGGTGCGGCAAAGAACGTATTTTTGTTGATTGGTGCCATTATTATTGCAGGTATCATGCTGGCATGGGCGGAACCTGCGGCTAAATCCATTAGGAAAATCTTCATCAGCTTCTCGGATGAAGCCAAAGGCCCAGAGCTTCACGAGTTAACCACCGCCACCATCAGACAAGTGGCAGTGGGTATTATTGGCATTGCCTTTTTAACCGCAATGGTATTTGGTGCTGTTGTTGCCTTATCTGGTGTGCCAGCTGCGGCGTTATTTACCGTTGTAGCACTGATATTTGCGATTGTTCAATTGCCCGTTACCATCATCGCGTTAGTTGCAGTTGGCCTGTTATGGTCAGGCGATAGTGGGACTGTTCACAATGTCATTTTTACTGTCTTGCTGATTGTCGCGAGTTTAGTTGATAACGTTCTAAAGCCAATGATCTTAGGTCGAGGATTAGAAGTGCCAATGCCAATCGTCCTTATCGGTGCCATTGGTGGTATGATGTCGGGCGGTATTTTGGGGATGTTTATTGGTGCTGCGTTCTTGGCAGCGGGATACCAAGTATTCATGAAATGGGTAGACGCAGAGACGCAAGAAGTCGCTCAAGTTATTGAAAATAGTGAATCAAAACGGACAAAACCTAGCAAGCATAATTAA
- a CDS encoding AGE family epimerase/isomerase, producing MHLSARSLLLACSLSVCFASPSFAEQEARFPTTEDWLTHASSGLAPYWMQTQALGVPIGNFPTFRCDDGSLLDVNNVCPELNHSWITPHFDHEYTRMKSRQTYAYGVLFHLTGDPKALELAKQGAYYLIEHLRDTEHGGFVSFTKQGNPGLKWTQRTSQDQAYALVGLAMYYYLTRDPVVENALIEQQRFIFEHYKIDDEVGLAWVLEDGDEQSAKQHELVAQLDQINGYLLLVAPLLPEPHKTQWLADLNWLTKVLVEHYHSESEQRFYGAIHHKAVMQPNAKHNDFGHTIKAYWMTYLTAKLLNNQDWQSFAEQGMKITLERAKYEVPFAQVSPFFSSTLQTQWQGGTIPGWQSRPNKNRSSSWEWAELDQAAMTLAMKTGQIGDILPYTTRTFMDVWVDHQYGGVGLNPKTTKAFHWGNGYHQFEHALVGTIASGSLNKTPVTLYYAIKDANQPTLTPYYFQGQINDVNKTDAGVIKSVTYSHITP from the coding sequence ATGCACCTGTCCGCTCGTTCATTACTGCTGGCTTGTTCTTTGTCTGTGTGTTTTGCCTCTCCATCATTCGCTGAGCAAGAGGCTCGCTTTCCTACCACTGAGGATTGGCTAACTCATGCTTCAAGCGGATTGGCACCCTACTGGATGCAAACACAAGCCCTTGGTGTACCTATTGGGAACTTTCCGACTTTTCGATGTGATGATGGCAGTTTGCTTGACGTAAATAATGTTTGTCCTGAACTTAATCACAGTTGGATTACGCCACACTTCGACCATGAATATACACGCATGAAGTCTCGCCAAACCTACGCCTATGGTGTGCTGTTTCATTTAACCGGCGATCCCAAAGCATTAGAACTGGCTAAGCAAGGCGCGTATTACCTTATCGAACACCTACGTGATACCGAACACGGTGGATTTGTCTCATTCACAAAGCAGGGCAATCCGGGACTTAAATGGACGCAGCGTACATCGCAAGACCAAGCTTACGCACTAGTAGGCTTGGCGATGTACTACTACCTCACTCGCGATCCAGTCGTTGAAAATGCGCTGATTGAACAACAGCGCTTTATTTTTGAACATTACAAAATTGATGACGAAGTAGGACTTGCATGGGTGCTTGAGGATGGTGATGAACAAAGTGCCAAGCAACACGAACTCGTCGCCCAGTTAGACCAAATCAACGGGTACTTATTGTTAGTCGCCCCATTATTGCCGGAACCACACAAAACGCAATGGTTAGCGGATTTAAATTGGTTAACCAAGGTATTAGTTGAGCATTATCATTCGGAGTCTGAGCAACGATTCTACGGCGCCATTCACCATAAAGCCGTGATGCAGCCCAATGCGAAGCATAATGATTTCGGACACACGATCAAAGCTTATTGGATGACCTACCTGACAGCCAAATTACTTAACAATCAAGACTGGCAGTCGTTTGCAGAACAAGGCATGAAGATCACCTTGGAACGAGCGAAATATGAAGTCCCATTTGCACAAGTAAGCCCATTTTTCAGTTCAACATTGCAGACTCAATGGCAAGGGGGCACGATCCCAGGATGGCAGAGCAGACCAAATAAGAATAGAAGCTCCTCTTGGGAATGGGCGGAGTTAGACCAAGCGGCAATGACACTCGCAATGAAGACTGGCCAAATTGGGGACATATTGCCCTATACGACTCGTACTTTTATGGATGTTTGGGTCGACCATCAATATGGCGGAGTTGGGCTTAACCCGAAAACAACCAAAGCATTTCACTGGGGAAATGGTTACCACCAATTTGAGCATGCTCTGGTCGGAACGATTGCATCTGGCTCACTCAATAAAACACCGGTCACTCTGTATTACGCGATCAAGGACGCTAACCAACCAACGCTGACTCCGTATTACTTCCAAGGGCAGATCAATGACGTAAATAAAACTGATGCAGGAGTGATTAAATCTGTCACCTATAGCCACATCACGCCTTAA
- a CDS encoding phosphohydrolase codes for MNTIDIKLERPRVEFLFAKYKEQIGDDYPGYRNHVYRAITYAMHFLDNDEQFEQLVETAFVYHDIGLWTDHQLAYLEPSEATALADNDHFQWGLDQDALRGAIHWHHKITPYKGPHQKVIEACRKADWIDASKGKVRKGLSKEMIKQVEAAFPNLGFHDTLLRLAKDYGGSTLVGGVKVTLGIVKW; via the coding sequence ATGAATACGATAGATATCAAACTTGAACGTCCTCGCGTTGAATTTCTGTTCGCCAAATATAAAGAGCAGATAGGGGATGATTACCCTGGTTATCGTAATCATGTTTATCGCGCCATTACCTATGCGATGCATTTTCTCGATAACGATGAGCAATTTGAACAGCTTGTCGAGACTGCGTTTGTCTATCATGACATTGGCTTATGGACTGACCATCAACTGGCGTACCTTGAGCCATCAGAAGCAACCGCGCTTGCTGATAACGACCATTTCCAATGGGGGCTTGATCAAGACGCACTTCGTGGAGCGATACATTGGCATCATAAAATTACGCCTTATAAAGGACCTCACCAAAAAGTGATTGAAGCTTGTCGAAAAGCCGACTGGATTGATGCATCTAAAGGAAAAGTACGTAAGGGGCTAAGTAAGGAAATGATTAAGCAAGTAGAGGCGGCATTTCCAAATTTAGGTTTTCATGACACCTTATTGCGGCTCGCGAAAGATTACGGTGGGTCAACCCTTGTTGGTGGGGTAAAAGTGACGCTTGGAATCGTCAAATGGTGA
- a CDS encoding glutathione S-transferase: protein MKLYETAITPSCKRVGIFLKEIGGDVDRISLNVREGDNLSEAFKSKSVNGKVPLLELDNGTTICESVAICRYLDEAFENDLALFGNGALEIAQVEMWHRIVEFQGLYTAFQALRNITAIYQDRENCVSAWGEESKARVEMFLPTLDKRLGESEYIAADRFTIVDITGHIFVAFAINGLKLDVLENYPNIARWFKLVSAREAFSY, encoded by the coding sequence ATGAAGCTCTATGAAACAGCAATAACGCCAAGTTGTAAGCGAGTTGGCATTTTTCTTAAGGAAATAGGTGGCGATGTCGATCGAATTTCGTTAAATGTGCGAGAGGGCGATAATCTATCGGAGGCGTTTAAATCGAAAAGCGTGAACGGCAAAGTGCCTCTACTGGAACTGGATAATGGTACGACGATCTGTGAAAGCGTGGCGATTTGTCGCTACCTAGATGAAGCGTTTGAAAATGATCTGGCTCTGTTTGGTAACGGAGCACTGGAAATAGCTCAAGTAGAAATGTGGCATCGCATCGTGGAGTTTCAAGGGCTGTATACGGCATTTCAAGCACTAAGAAATATCACTGCCATTTATCAAGATCGTGAAAATTGCGTCTCTGCGTGGGGTGAAGAATCCAAGGCGCGGGTCGAGATGTTTTTGCCTACTTTGGATAAGCGTTTGGGTGAGAGTGAATATATTGCCGCAGACCGATTTACCATTGTTGATATCACTGGGCACATCTTTGTCGCTTTTGCAATCAACGGCCTGAAATTGGATGTGCTAGAGAACTACCCAAATATCGCTCGTTGGTTCAAATTGGTCTCGGCGAGAGAGGCGTTTAGCTATTGA
- a CDS encoding TetR/AcrR family transcriptional regulator: protein MARKANFDRDEKLLVAMDLFWRKGFSNTSISDLTDAMNINRFSLYNTYGDKQQLYYEALNAYLKTVSLPAIDALDKDGASLPQLERFLRSFATLQRKRSYGCFIQNALVEHAGEDDDVLRKGHFLFDHLIGIITEAVKTAQKETLIPKTLKPEQLARFILTNMQGMRVLGKAKRFEDLDIALSCLLVLIRK from the coding sequence ATGGCGAGAAAAGCCAACTTCGACCGTGATGAAAAACTTCTTGTTGCTATGGATCTATTCTGGCGCAAAGGGTTTTCTAATACTTCCATCTCGGATCTCACTGATGCAATGAACATCAACCGTTTCAGTCTTTACAATACTTACGGTGATAAACAGCAACTTTATTACGAAGCGCTCAACGCCTATTTAAAAACAGTGTCGCTTCCAGCAATTGATGCGCTTGATAAAGACGGAGCTTCGCTGCCACAACTTGAGCGTTTTTTGCGATCGTTCGCGACACTTCAACGCAAACGCAGTTACGGTTGTTTCATCCAAAACGCGCTGGTTGAACATGCTGGCGAAGATGATGATGTGTTGCGCAAAGGACACTTCTTGTTTGACCACCTGATCGGCATCATCACTGAGGCCGTCAAAACCGCTCAAAAAGAAACACTGATTCCGAAAACGCTCAAGCCTGAGCAACTCGCAAGATTTATCCTTACAAACATGCAAGGCATGCGTGTGCTAGGTAAAGCAAAACGCTTTGAAGATTTGGATATCGCCTTATCATGCTTGCTGGTTTTGATTAGGAAATAA
- a CDS encoding PPC domain-containing DNA-binding protein, whose protein sequence is MPIEVIAVRLTKGMDLKLSLAKLVEQHGIKAGSIASCVGCVSDLTLRLAGAQSTLIKQEAFEIVSVMGTLTPEHQHVHISVSDREGRVWGGHLLDGTIIDTTAELIIHSYSDLEFTRTMDDSTGYTELQVHPSK, encoded by the coding sequence ATGCCGATTGAAGTGATAGCAGTACGTCTTACCAAAGGCATGGACTTAAAGTTGAGCCTAGCGAAATTGGTCGAGCAGCATGGTATCAAAGCAGGCTCGATTGCTTCATGCGTTGGCTGTGTGTCTGACCTCACACTTCGCTTGGCTGGTGCGCAGAGTACATTAATTAAGCAAGAAGCATTTGAAATCGTCTCTGTAATGGGAACCCTAACGCCTGAGCATCAACACGTTCATATCTCGGTGTCTGATCGTGAGGGACGAGTCTGGGGTGGACATTTACTGGATGGCACCATCATAGATACTACGGCTGAGTTGATCATTCACTCCTACTCAGATCTTGAGTTTACTAGAACGATGGACGACTCGACTGGCTATACCGAACTACAAGTGCATCCTTCCAAATAG